In a single window of the Desulfovibrio mangrovi genome:
- a CDS encoding response regulator, whose protein sequence is MPLSILVVDDEQIVALDIKRTLERLGYSVPAIVGDGQTAISKAAELQPSLVLMDIRLKGEMDGIQAASVITAKLGIPVIYLTAYSDEATLERAKASNPFGFLIKPFEERELHSTIEIAMLKHRSERSLDEARRRAEQDNLAKSGYFADMSHEIRNSLNGIVGMTDLALDTDLSTEQREYLTTVLESAENLLNILNDVLDISRIEARKLSLTERPFELYACLSKAVRTIRPDAEKKGLQVAWHIAPDVPKTIIGDSGRLQQILLNLLGNAIKFTLSGGITVEVNTVQGAPQTTDNGDNNRSIQLLFSVRDTGIGIPEDRQTAIFERYRQVDRDNPQEHVGSGLGLAICKELVELMDGSIWVRSRVDHGSTFYFTVCLTPSGKAQQDKQAVTVQQPAPHKLHVLAVDDNLVSRKLVRLLLEKQGHTCVTANNGLEMLVHLAQERFDLVLSNIQMPRMGGLEAVRRIRSGLADGVAPDIPIIAITAHALKGDRERFLEAGMTEYIAKPIHATRFYKAIARAMQQDTSPPEDTAPAESPQLLRPMLDTADVLERMDGDAQLVREIWQAFLADSVEQMHSIREALRGNSPRLDLPLAEVASGATQALKAAAKNVGAMELAATLESCADALRFGERERATAAIMHVDTVLAHTLSVIDTSMKSLMETGTDES, encoded by the coding sequence ATGCCTTTATCCATTCTGGTCGTGGACGACGAACAGATTGTCGCACTGGATATCAAACGCACGCTGGAACGTCTGGGCTATTCCGTGCCAGCCATTGTAGGAGACGGACAAACCGCAATCAGCAAGGCAGCGGAACTGCAGCCGAGCCTTGTACTCATGGACATCCGGCTCAAGGGCGAAATGGACGGGATTCAGGCCGCAAGCGTCATCACGGCGAAACTCGGCATTCCCGTCATCTATCTCACCGCCTACTCTGACGAAGCAACGCTGGAGCGCGCCAAGGCATCCAATCCTTTCGGTTTTCTCATCAAGCCCTTTGAAGAACGCGAGCTGCACTCCACCATAGAAATCGCCATGCTCAAACACCGCTCCGAGCGCAGCCTTGACGAAGCGCGGCGCAGGGCGGAACAGGACAACCTTGCCAAGTCCGGTTATTTTGCGGATATGAGCCACGAAATACGCAACTCGCTGAACGGCATTGTGGGCATGACCGACCTTGCGCTGGACACGGATCTGTCCACCGAGCAGCGCGAATATCTGACCACGGTACTGGAGTCTGCCGAGAACCTGCTCAATATCCTGAACGACGTTCTGGATATTTCCCGCATAGAGGCCCGCAAACTGTCTCTGACAGAACGCCCCTTCGAGCTGTACGCCTGCCTTTCCAAAGCGGTACGGACCATCCGCCCCGATGCGGAAAAGAAAGGACTTCAGGTGGCATGGCACATCGCGCCCGATGTCCCCAAAACCATAATCGGTGATTCCGGACGCCTGCAGCAGATTCTGCTGAACCTGCTGGGCAACGCCATCAAGTTCACGCTTTCCGGCGGCATCACCGTGGAGGTGAACACCGTACAGGGCGCTCCCCAGACGACAGACAATGGCGACAACAACCGCTCCATCCAGCTGCTCTTCTCGGTACGCGACACCGGCATAGGCATCCCCGAAGACCGGCAGACGGCCATATTCGAGCGCTACCGGCAGGTTGACCGCGATAATCCGCAGGAGCACGTCGGTTCCGGTCTGGGCCTTGCCATCTGCAAAGAACTGGTAGAGCTCATGGACGGCTCAATTTGGGTGCGCAGCAGGGTGGACCACGGCAGCACCTTCTATTTCACAGTGTGCCTTACGCCTTCCGGCAAAGCGCAGCAGGACAAACAGGCCGTTACCGTTCAACAGCCCGCCCCGCACAAACTGCACGTACTGGCCGTGGACGACAATCTGGTCAGCCGCAAACTTGTCCGCCTGCTCCTTGAAAAGCAGGGCCATACCTGCGTCACAGCCAACAACGGCCTGGAAATGCTGGTGCATTTGGCTCAGGAACGCTTCGACCTTGTGCTCAGCAACATCCAGATGCCCCGCATGGGCGGTCTGGAGGCCGTGCGCCGCATCCGCTCGGGCCTTGCCGACGGTGTTGCGCCGGATATTCCCATCATCGCTATTACCGCGCACGCCCTTAAAGGCGACCGCGAACGATTCCTTGAAGCTGGCATGACCGAGTATATTGCCAAGCCCATCCACGCGACCCGCTTTTACAAGGCCATAGCCCGAGCCATGCAGCAGGATACGTCGCCCCCCGAAGATACCGCTCCGGCAGAATCGCCGCAGCTTTTGCGGCCCATGCTGGACACGGCGGACGTACTGGAAAGAATGGACGGAGACGCACAGCTGGTGCGCGAAATCTGGCAGGCGTTTCTTGCAGACTCGGTGGAACAGATGCACAGCATCCGCGAAGCGCTACGCGGTAACTCACCCCGCCTCGACCTCCCCCTTGCCGAAGTGGCGAGCGGAGCGACACAGGCTCTGAAGGCCGCAGCAAAAAACGTGGGGGCCATGGAGCTTGCCGCCACGCTTGAATCCTGCGCAGACGCCCTCCGTTTCGGTGAACGTGAAAGGGCAACTGCCGCCATCATGCATGTGGATACCGTACTCGCCCATACATTGAGCGTCATAGACACGAGTATGAAAAGCCTGATGGAGACAGGAACAGACGAGTCCTGA
- a CDS encoding TolC family protein, whose amino-acid sequence MKNYLGTLLVSVTLLAGAPAVSQAKGLAELLPGLLEKHERVLAKESQIEASTHGVDVSRSGWFPRLDVTSDASSEQIERPGSQPDDYTSRARNMQKIRGTQLLYDFDATTRRVEQSEAVLERSRLEHFSAQQDILLDGISVYLDVYKAFKRLEYATRSEERIKQQTGIEETLVQRGAGVSSDVLQAKQQLLGAMALRVNIEGELARARARFRSLYGYAPDTAEIKTFEKPVLPADLLPATPDDAAVAAIDGSPLLKAADATVSASVKQVEIDRTRFYPNFNLFAEARRRENDNGDSGVRNDSGFGVEMAWNLFSGFGDEAQLNASRASVSQARYVQADMRRTVEENVRIAWQDLRANRRNAKLLREQTEILGEFMDMAKRERKLGTRSLLDVLVAEVNYINAVSQALAAEAEALRAGYATLHAMGKLDVTLFKAP is encoded by the coding sequence GTGAAGAATTATCTGGGAACGCTGCTTGTTTCCGTAACGTTGCTGGCCGGTGCTCCGGCTGTTTCGCAGGCTAAGGGGCTTGCCGAATTGTTGCCGGGGTTGCTGGAGAAGCATGAGCGCGTGTTGGCCAAGGAGAGCCAGATTGAGGCTTCTACTCACGGGGTTGATGTAAGCCGCTCCGGCTGGTTCCCCAGACTGGACGTAACGAGTGACGCATCCAGCGAGCAGATAGAAAGGCCCGGCAGCCAGCCAGACGATTACACCTCCCGTGCTCGCAACATGCAGAAGATTCGGGGTACCCAGCTGCTGTATGACTTTGACGCCACCACCCGGCGTGTCGAGCAATCCGAGGCTGTGCTTGAGCGGAGCCGTCTTGAGCATTTCTCGGCGCAGCAGGATATTCTTCTTGATGGCATCAGCGTCTATCTGGATGTGTACAAGGCTTTCAAGCGTCTTGAATACGCCACACGTTCCGAGGAACGCATCAAGCAACAGACCGGCATTGAAGAGACGTTGGTGCAGCGGGGAGCAGGCGTTTCTTCCGACGTGTTGCAGGCCAAACAGCAGTTGCTCGGTGCCATGGCGTTACGGGTGAATATTGAAGGTGAACTTGCCCGTGCCCGTGCCCGTTTTCGTTCCCTGTATGGCTATGCTCCCGATACGGCGGAGATAAAGACTTTTGAAAAGCCTGTGCTTCCGGCAGATCTTCTGCCCGCTACTCCCGACGATGCCGCTGTTGCCGCCATTGACGGCAGCCCCCTTCTCAAGGCGGCGGACGCTACCGTATCGGCAAGCGTGAAGCAGGTGGAGATTGACCGCACCCGTTTCTATCCCAATTTCAACCTGTTTGCCGAAGCTCGTCGACGCGAGAACGACAACGGGGATTCCGGGGTGCGAAACGATTCGGGATTCGGTGTGGAGATGGCGTGGAATCTGTTTTCCGGATTCGGTGATGAAGCACAGTTGAATGCATCGCGTGCTTCGGTGTCACAGGCGCGTTATGTACAGGCCGACATGCGCAGGACGGTTGAGGAGAATGTTCGCATCGCATGGCAGGATTTGCGAGCCAACCGTCGCAACGCCAAGCTGTTGCGGGAGCAGACCGAGATTCTCGGCGAGTTCATGGATATGGCCAAGCGTGAACGCAAGCTCGGTACCCGTTCCTTGCTGGATGTGCTGGTCGCCGAGGTGAACTACATCAATGCTGTGAGTCAGGCCCTTGCAGCGGAAGCCGAAGCGCTCCGGGCAGGGTATGCGACCCTGCATGCCATGGGTAAGCTTGATGTCACCCTGTTCAAGGCTCCCTAG
- a CDS encoding LysR family transcriptional regulator ArgP, producing the protein MLDYKQLEALAAVAEEGSFDKAAGRLHITQSAVSQRIRTLEDNVGQALLIRSTPVRPTETGQRLLAHFRKVYHLESDLLADLLPTSDALPVIALGVNEDSLATWFLPALQPFLEANSVLLDLYTDDQEQTHDLLRAGRVAGCVSTRPEPIQGCSCFYLGRMEYQCLATHTFAQRWFPNGVTAEAIRRAPAVTFNRKDLLHCRFAEHWGLSAGDFPTHYVPSSEVFVDLVTASLAYGMVPHPQGLPLIDQGTLVALAPQAHISVRLYWHQWSLGTSLTRALATALREGCGHLLL; encoded by the coding sequence ATGCTGGACTACAAACAACTGGAAGCACTGGCCGCCGTGGCCGAGGAAGGCAGCTTCGACAAGGCTGCTGGCAGGCTCCACATCACCCAGTCTGCCGTATCGCAACGCATTCGTACACTGGAAGACAACGTGGGACAGGCACTGCTGATCCGCTCCACCCCTGTCCGCCCCACGGAGACTGGCCAACGCCTGCTGGCACACTTCCGCAAGGTCTATCATCTGGAATCCGATCTGCTTGCCGACCTGCTGCCAACGTCGGATGCCCTGCCGGTCATTGCGCTGGGCGTGAACGAAGACAGCCTTGCCACATGGTTCCTGCCAGCCCTGCAACCTTTTCTTGAAGCCAACAGCGTTCTGCTGGACCTGTATACGGATGATCAGGAACAGACCCATGATCTGCTGCGCGCAGGCCGAGTAGCCGGTTGCGTGAGCACCAGACCAGAGCCGATTCAAGGCTGTTCCTGCTTCTATCTGGGCCGGATGGAATACCAATGCCTTGCCACGCACACCTTCGCGCAACGCTGGTTTCCCAATGGCGTTACCGCAGAGGCCATTCGCCGCGCCCCTGCAGTCACCTTCAACCGCAAGGACCTGCTCCACTGCCGTTTTGCCGAGCACTGGGGGCTGAGTGCGGGCGACTTTCCCACCCACTACGTGCCGTCATCAGAAGTATTTGTGGATCTTGTGACCGCCAGCCTTGCCTACGGCATGGTGCCGCACCCGCAGGGGCTCCCCCTCATCGATCAGGGCACATTGGTTGCCCTTGCTCCGCAGGCGCACATTTCGGTCAGGCTCTACTGGCACCAGTGGAGCCTTGGCACATCCTTGACCCGCGCTCTTGCCACGGCTCTGCGCGAAGGCTGCGGCCACCTGCTGCTGTAA
- a CDS encoding LysE/ArgO family amino acid transporter yields MMLGAYIQGIGMGGGLIVAIGAQNAFVFSQGVRQNHHLTIALLCSLCDAMLICLGVSGVGTAVASSPTLGRYAALFGAAFLFWYGLGAFRSMLRGGCLKDEADCELATRRSAIAATLAVTLLNPHVYLDTVVLLGSVSGQYGGEARYIFGAGAATASFLWFFSLSLGGRLMAPFFQSRTAWRVLDGIVCLTMWCIGVGLFRQGLA; encoded by the coding sequence ATCATGCTGGGAGCATATATTCAGGGAATCGGGATGGGGGGCGGTTTGATCGTCGCCATTGGTGCGCAGAACGCTTTTGTGTTTTCGCAGGGGGTGCGTCAGAACCATCATCTGACCATCGCCCTGTTATGCAGCCTGTGCGATGCCATGCTGATCTGTCTTGGTGTGTCAGGCGTGGGGACGGCTGTGGCGAGTAGTCCGACGTTGGGGAGGTATGCGGCCTTGTTCGGGGCGGCCTTTCTGTTCTGGTATGGCCTTGGAGCGTTTCGCTCCATGCTGCGGGGCGGTTGCCTGAAGGATGAGGCCGACTGCGAACTGGCTACGCGTCGATCCGCCATTGCCGCTACGCTGGCCGTGACGCTGCTTAATCCGCATGTCTATCTGGATACCGTGGTCCTGCTTGGCTCCGTGAGCGGTCAATACGGCGGTGAAGCCCGTTACATTTTCGGGGCCGGGGCTGCAACGGCATCCTTTCTCTGGTTCTTTTCCCTTTCGCTGGGCGGCAGGCTGATGGCGCCGTTTTTTCAATCCCGGACGGCGTGGCGCGTGCTCGATGGTATCGTCTGCCTGACCATGTGGTGCATCGGCGTCGGACTGTTCAGGCAGGGACTAGCGTAA
- a CDS encoding GAK system CofD-like protein, which produces MHLKQHLTITREITIPDPLKLERFRHAPQLGPKALFFSGGSALHDLAQQLTHYTHNSVHLITPFDSGGSSAVLRQAFDMPAVGDIRSRLMALADQSIQGNPAIFDLFVYRMAQKASDKDLADELKLFTTGTHALMQPIPEPMREIIRNNLQLFADQMPQDFDLHGASIGNLVLTAGYTSNRKQLDPAIYLFSKLVEVRGIVRPVVDSCAHLAVRLANNEIVVGQHMFTGKWHPPVQSPIEDIWLTPSLHGKERIGIPLCDNSRRLIAQADLICYPMGSFYSSIIATLLPDGIGKAIAASRKPKVFIPNTGTDPELFGHDLSMQVERLLHTLRKDAPDNIKDSDVLNAILLDTKNGRYNGTLNRDALAARGIAVLDLNLISEQSAPLVDGKLLSDALLSFC; this is translated from the coding sequence ATGCATCTCAAGCAGCACCTGACAATAACACGGGAAATCACCATCCCCGACCCCCTCAAGCTGGAGCGGTTTCGTCACGCCCCCCAGCTTGGCCCCAAGGCGCTGTTCTTCAGCGGCGGCTCGGCATTGCACGACCTGGCCCAACAACTGACGCACTACACGCATAACTCCGTGCACCTGATCACGCCCTTCGACTCGGGCGGCAGTTCCGCAGTGCTCAGGCAAGCCTTTGACATGCCAGCCGTGGGTGATATCCGCAGCCGCCTCATGGCGCTTGCAGACCAGTCCATTCAGGGCAACCCCGCCATATTCGATCTGTTTGTCTACCGCATGGCCCAGAAGGCGTCCGACAAGGATCTGGCTGACGAGCTGAAACTCTTCACGACGGGGACGCATGCGCTCATGCAGCCCATCCCCGAGCCCATGCGCGAGATCATCCGGAACAACCTGCAACTCTTTGCAGACCAGATGCCGCAAGACTTCGATCTGCACGGTGCAAGCATAGGCAATCTGGTGCTCACGGCAGGCTATACTTCCAACCGCAAACAACTTGATCCTGCCATCTACCTTTTTTCCAAGCTGGTTGAAGTGCGCGGCATCGTACGTCCCGTCGTGGACAGCTGTGCCCATCTTGCCGTCCGGCTCGCAAACAACGAGATTGTGGTCGGCCAGCACATGTTTACCGGCAAATGGCACCCCCCCGTGCAAAGCCCCATTGAGGACATCTGGCTCACGCCGTCATTACATGGCAAGGAACGCATCGGCATTCCGCTTTGCGACAATTCCAGAAGACTCATCGCGCAGGCAGACCTCATCTGCTATCCCATGGGCAGCTTCTATTCCAGCATCATCGCCACCCTGCTGCCCGACGGCATCGGCAAAGCCATTGCCGCAAGCCGCAAGCCCAAGGTGTTCATTCCCAATACAGGTACCGATCCTGAACTCTTCGGCCACGACCTCTCCATGCAGGTGGAGCGGCTGCTGCACACCCTGCGCAAGGATGCCCCGGACAACATCAAGGACAGCGACGTTCTCAACGCCATTCTGCTGGATACGAAAAACGGGCGTTACAACGGCACCCTAAACAGGGATGCCCTTGCCGCCCGTGGAATTGCAGTCCTTGATCTGAATCTGATCAGTGAACAAAGCGCTCCGCTCGTGGATGGAAAGCTGCTCTCTGACGCCCTGCTTTCCTTCTGCTAA